The nucleotide sequence TTCAAGTTGTTTGGTAACACtagacaaatgttttttttagcaGAAGCTAAGGAGCAACTTTTGGAGAAGCTCTGATCTATATATTCTCTGCCTAGAAATAGCTTTTTGTTGAAAGCAGTATACTTGTCTACATTATTTTAGATGGACATTTTACTCTTGTTTCTTTCACTAACTTCCACAATCCCCAAGTATACTGAAATAGCATCTTCTTGGAATCAGAACCTCTCAAAGAATCTCTACTAATAGTAACCAAGATTTCAACTGTAAATTACCTAAATGAATTTCTATTAACaccaaaaatatttatatgtCGTGAACAGAGGAATGGAATACGCTTCATTACATTTACACAGACCGTAAGAACCATGAACTAACCATGAACTCATGGAATATATAACAGAATTAATGACATAACAGGTATCAAGCTAAAGGAACTTACAGATTGTGCTTCCTCAAGAGGTGTCAGTGGTCGATTTGGCCGGTATGTATGGTTTTGACGCTTTGCCCACAGCCAGAAACGTTGAAATTGAACTGGTATACCAAACTCTTTGGCTACCTCTTCCTGAGGGTggacttcaattagaatgataCTGATCTTTTGGATCCCACGACTAAAATATTAGATATAAACTATAGCTTCATCATGAGTTTATATAATTCTAATGTCATATACTATGTTAGAATGATTCTGACAGCAATATTACTTAATTAAGCtcaatataaaactaaaaaaaataagtgaagaCACATGTCCACATTGATAATTTTCAGTATGGAAACTAGCAAGACTAGTATGGAGTAAATGTTGTACACTGAAACCTGAAAATGTCAATAATTTGAATACAATAAAGTTAAAAAGAGCAAATACGCTACCTTAAAGAGGTTGAAGGGCTTCTGCTTCTGAATACGAAAACTATGAACTTTATCATGATCCACAAGATCAAAATAGATATTCTTTCCTATCTGTTCAAACAGGTCCTTGTTTCGTGCAACCTAGGAACCCCATAAAAAATCTGTATTAAATAATGTTCCAGAAATCAAATTTTACATATCTCAAACAAAGAGACAGGAGGCAGAAAAGAAAGGGATGGGGGGAGAGGGAGAAGGGACAGAGAGATTGTAGATATTGTAACCTTTATAATAGTATAAAGGTGCGCTTCAGCTTTCTCCTTTCTCTTTTGCTCCTTTTCTTCCTGTTCTTTCTTCAGTCTTATCTGGAATATAGTGTTCAGAGGACACAGTAGCACAACATGATGCAGcaagacaaaataaaattaagaatattAAAACTCCaagtaaacaaaaatataaaaatcccGCTTACCCTTAGATGTTCTGCAATGTCTTTCTCATCCACGTTACAAATTATTTTCTCCTTGTCAACTTCACGTATATAAACAAGCATGTAGGCATTGGAATATTTAGTAAATTTAAATGGAGCATTATTGAACCCAGGATTTGTCTGTGGTAACTGTAAAATTCAAACAGTGAAACATAGAACACATCAGAACAGACAAAGCACGTAGAGATAGAAAACATCATAAATAACCAAAGATTTTACCTCTTCTTCTCCACCATACTGTTCCTCCAGAGCCCTCTTCATATCTTCTTTTGTTACTCGTTCATCATCAAATTTAAACCTGAAAGTAACAAGTTGCAGGGGATTTTAAATTTGTTAAACAGAACAGGACAAGTCGTGGTATGCAATAATAATTTGCTATTGATTCTCAATGGTAAAGATCAAACTAGCTAAGCACTTTCTTAAAAGCACATGCATGTACAGTTCGTTACTAACTTCCTAAATAGGATGTAATTTTAAGAGGGTAAAATAGAAGTAGATTTTTTACTAAATTAGCGTACACCCAAAACTCTCATAGACTATTGCTTTACTTATTATTCTTTTTGGGTCAACTTCTAACACTATTCAACCGAGTCAGTGCCATTGTTGCAAACTTATTGCTTTCTTTCCCAGTACTGTTGACTCCCTGGAAGTCCAACCAGCATAAAAATTCATTCAAGTACAACATTAACCAATTGtgggaaaacaaaattttcattggTTTCAAACCCCAAAATACTTTATCTTCATTGTAGGGACCTAGAGCACCAAACTCAAACCTTTGGTCATCCCTCTCTGACCCTATCGCACTCATCCCACATAAGTGCATTGAAGAACTGAGGACTAGCATATCATTTCCAACAGTTGAACAATGCCCTCCTAAATTTAACTTTGAAAAGGACTCCCCAAACAGCTAGCTCTCTCATCAATAATACGAGACCGATCCGACCCTTCCACCTGAACATTCAACCCTCTTCCAGGGTAATCTAAGAAGCCACAAACTCAGGTACAattccttctttctctctcaatcACATTACCTTCCTTTCCTCATCCTCCGAGTAAAATGAACAATGCCATACATTTAAAGTAGTACTTGAAGTACACTTTTGCAGATATTACATTAAAGTAGTACTTGAAGTACACTTTTGAGGTAATAAACTGTGAAGCTCccttaaaaaggaaaaaatcaataaaaatcaGGAAATCAATTCTAAACATTGGTAACAacgaaacaaacaaacaaaaaagaagatgGGCATGGCTACAAATGCAAACTGAAATCCACAACTATTAATAACTTCCAACTCGAGTATTTGAAAGACTATTAACCAGATATATGATGCAAGCAAATTGAACTTATTATTGCAGAAAGAGAAAGTGCTATGAATACCACTGATCAGAAAGGGTTGGCCTGATATAAGCATAGTAGTGCCCACCATGCACCCCACCACTGTGCACCAAAACACTGCAAACAGACAAAAGCACACATTAACAATCTCCATGCACAGATCCAGCTACAACGGCCATGCATGTACGAATTTGTTGCAGTAGCAATCACCAAAAATGAACATAGTATAATCAAACTACATCTAATttttatgtataaaaaaattaaccacGATGAACTTGCTATACTGCAGCTGCTTTGACAAATGGTATATAGTTAGAAATTACATCCCCATTATTCCGCCGATACATCCCAATAGGTATCATTGGAGTACCAATGGGCATCTACTTTGACTTTCAGAAACAGCACCAGTAAGAGGTGGACCCCGCCAATGTACGATCAACATATCGACAGGGTTAATTCATCAATATTTGTTTAAGACATAGGTCTAGATGTGATTCTAAAAAGTTTGGGGTAACTTCAAGAATAACCGAAGCTGATGTATCGCACTCACATATTTCCTCCTCTTTTCCTCAATGGTTAAACAAAACAGAGGAGGATCTATGGTTTTCCACTTCCTAAGATTGCATCCATAGAAGGAGGAGCAAGGAAAGAGAATGGGGAaaaacctaaaacaaaaaactcaCCTCGCCTGCGCATCACAAGACCAAAAACAAGGAAATATTTCATGAGGGATgaaatactaaaataaatattattctATTCCCCTATTAATACATATGTTAGTATTTAACCTATTTgttgtaaaatatatatttatatgtatgatATTATTTCAGTTTACTCATATATCCTTGCCATATGGATATCCTAATTTCTAGAGATTTGTCATGCTGCGCGATATGGTATCATGTCACATATTCCATATCCACATCCTTGCAACATAGCCACCAAGTCTTATTTCACATAAAGAATACAAATATTATGCAATACAAGTTCCAACTCTATGAGAAATCTTAAACCAATTTTTTGGGCATAATTGGAATTTTGATTAACTCTCCATCAATGTAAATCACAAAAATATGTTTTACATAATACCTTCTTCGCCCTTTTCCCTAACCAATGCAACAGGGATGGTTCATTCTACCCTGtcaaaatagtaaaatattgTTTTCTAGACTTAAAGTACGATTCTTCTAAATGACTATCAGTTGCATCTTTAGTCTATGTCAGTCGCAGAACACCCAGCTATTCTCCAAAAGTGGACATGAAAATGATAAAACTACCTCTATCAGTTTATCAAATGAAGTAACATATTATTTTCCATACAGACAAAACTTTTCACAACAAAGGGTATAAATAGTCTCAAAGACCAACAAACTTAAATTACTGATACCTATGAAGAGTGTAGAGGTTGCGTACGCTCCTGTCAGCATCAGGCGAAAGATATTTCCCATTCTCCCTATCAAGATCAAGTTGCAAGGGGAACTCATAGCGATCATTTATCTGTTGGCAAGCAGAAGACTAGGTGATACCAAGTAATTATGTTTAAGGCAAATGATACAacatgaaacaaaaaagagagagcGCTAAATAATTACATTATAAGAAACAGCTTAAATTTGTTGGTCTTAATGCTTATAGACAAAGATAAtgaaataactaaataaattctgacaaagttgaaagtCCAAAATTTTGACAGCAGATGGAAAATGGAAGCGAATTGATATTGCTTTAGAGATTGATTTCACAGGATTTTTGAGCTCATTAGAGCATAAAATTCTAATATTGACCAAAAATTCTATTATGAGACTACACGAGATTACAAGAGCTAAACTAGACCTACCAATGGGAAGAGTCTAGCTAGTAACAGTATGCAATTATAAGACCAAACAGTTTGTCAATCAAACCTATGAACAGCTTCAATATTTTTGGTTTATATGTCCAGGAAATATATAGACAGATATTAAGTAAAGTTACACAATATGCATGAAAAGATTCAGGTGAAGGCAGATTAATCAATCAACCACTTACCTTTACCATGGTATCCCGCATAAAATCATACTCGAAACGTTTTAGCTGAAGTTGAAGCACAGGTGGAAAATCAATGAACAGGACACCTTTCTTAGCATCCTGAAAAGGTCAAACAATTGCAAACTGTTACTAAAAGCAATCTTCAAACATCCAAACTGTAGCAAACTGACATAACAATTACAAACATGATAGAACAGCCCCACTCCTtgtcaagaagaaaaaatcgACCACAGGTTTTAATTTTAGCATTTTATACCCTAAAGAAATAAGTTCAAATCAACTTTCCGTAACAAAAACCAATGGTTTTGTTGTTAAATTGATAATTTGGCAACTAGGAGACCCATTTTTTGTGTTGATGTGTGGAAGAGAAATCCTAAAAGACtattattttcttaatatttAATCCTATTATCTTTACCCCACATTTTCCTTCTTAAGAGATTCTACTATTTTTCTTCCCCATCAGCATAAAATTGAGTCTCGTAATAGCCACATTAAACATTTAACTGCAAACCTAATGGTTAATGGAAGGTTCAAGTTGATGTACACTTAAAACTTCAGGGTGTAAATTGCTAAAATTAAAACCTCATGGTCCATTTCGAAAACCACCAACGAACACTagagggtaaaatgtaattaatCCAAATCTAAACAAAgcataagaaataaaaacatgatttgatGATGATAATCCAAGTAAAATAACTGTTTTAGCCTATATTCTCAAGGAAACAGACAAAACCAACATGAAAATGAACGCCTATTCCAATTAGATCTACCTGTAAACCATACTGTTCAGCATGATACTTATTATCACCCTCAAGGCGCTCCACTTCCACATACTTATCGAATGAAGCATAAACATCCCGACACCCTTTGACATCCAATTGAAGATCTACAAATAAACATACAGAATCTTCCATTAGACCTACAGTACTTATGCTCCAGTTATCTACTTCAACCTCAATCGCTTACCATAAAATGACTCTTTTCTCGTTGATTTATAGTCCACATTGATGCATTCAATATAGTTCATCTGGTGCCCTTCAAATAACTGCTGTATTGTACCCTCCACTACAGTTCCCTATTCCAGTAAACAAAGATCAGTCAAAGTAACCTCCAAAATTGATGTAGAAGAATTAAGTGCAAACAATGAAGTATGATGGTAAGAACTCCATACTTTCATCTTGTCTTCAAGCTTTTCAGAAAGAACCCTATTGAGTTCTTGGACGTCATGCTGCATGAATGAATCATATGCATCCCATCCAAATGACTTCGTCAGCTCTTTGGTCGCTACACTAGTATCATTGTACTGAAGCTTGTAAAATAAGCTTTGCAATGCCAATGGGATGCTTCCAGATGGATTATCATTCTCCGTTGTTGGCATATGGTACACAGCCTAAAAGAACAATTTGAGATATGGAGCTTCCTTGTACACAAAGTGGGATGAATTATATGTAGAAATTATGCTACCTTTCtaaaataaggaatatggtacAACGTCTGAAGAAGCGAGTTCATATAACAAGTAGCTCCTTGGTTTTTCAGCCCAACAGAACCGGTTTCCTTCTTAGAGTCATGTGACCAGTAATCAATAACCCTTCGAACTGCAACATCAGCTTCAACTATGCATATATCATTCACAATATAACCTCTAGCAGGGTCATATAATTCACCAACAGGCATGAAGGAAGTGAAACCCCAGTCACTCTCACGTGCATTAAATTGGTGCTGTGTTTCTGCAAAATGCAACACAAAGCAATAACTACAAAAAATAGTTCTAACATACATGCTATCACAACACTGGGAGTTCTAATATTCAAAGTAATGAACAGTTAAGAATCCAGTTTTATCTATTCCTCACATAATCCAACCACTATATAACTTTATTTTCTATTCATCATCTTAATGATAAAGCTTTTGGAGAGAGGTTTCTTTGTCTAAGTTCTTCAAACAAAAAGTTATAGTCTGCCTGCAACTAAGGCAAcatgccaaaacaggtgcatgtactatatttttgtgtttcttttcACACCCCTTTTGCTAACTTGGTGAGAGTTTGAAGGGCTACGAGAAGATAGACATAAAAACCAGAGTGACATGTAATGCACATGCACTTTTGGACAAGCTCATGATACGAGACAAAAGAAGCTGACTACTACACAATGTGCAAATATATGTGAAATGCCATAGCAGTTGGTGTCTTCTATTGCTAGTAGTTTTCTTTTTGGTGGACTGCAGTTTCTGTCCTCTATTGCTCCCACATCATATGCACCAAATTTTTATCCCTTATTCATTGCACTCCTACCTCTTTGCAAATATCAAGGGTAAGGCTGCATTCAATAGATgtcccccacccccaccccaccTTTGTAAAGCGGGTTGGCTTGGGGTCGCCCTTTATTTATTGCATTTCAACCATTAGGACATGATATGAATATTTCTAAGGACAGGTAAAGTCTAACTTTACAAAACTACCAAACTATCATTTCTAAAAGGTACATCAGCAGCAGAGAAAGTACCTTTTCTAATGGAGTATTTACTATGACTTTGATTGACAACAGACAAGCTAAACTGGGCATATCTACTCCACCCATATGGCAAATTTCCAGAATCTGCAACATCCAGATACATCGACAGATGATCCACATTATTCCCTTTGGGGAAAATTAGTATCCGCCTGCAAAGCGCATTTGAAATACAATCATCATTATAAATCATAACAAATCAAGTACCCATATCTATATGCATACGGATCAAAATTAGCAACTGATAAGAGGTTAAAATACCATTTGTAGCCTCCAACAAGGAAAACATCAGAATATAGCTTCTTGGTGTTAAGCATGGTTAAGCGGTCAATTGTCCATGTAAATCTAGCTGACAATGGATCATCCACTGCCGGAGCATCCACTGCACTGTTGGTTTCTGCTTGTGCTGCCAAACGTAGTaaaccaaaaaaattgtttgattgTCAAGAACGGCAGAACGAAGGAGAAAAACAAGCCAAACATTTTATCTCAACCTTTTCTATTAATACCCAAGGAACCAGTTAACTTactcaacaaaaaacaaatctcGTATACAACTTCTATGTATTTCTTTCTACAATTCCTTTGGCACCAATGGGAAATGGACCATTTTTCACCTTAGTGATAAAATTTGGCCATCCCGTATGGCTTAGCGGAAGTCAATTCTGAATTCAACTTAGCAGAAGTGACAAGAACAGTGTGGCTAGTTTCTAttagtttgatttcaatttcctCATTTGTCTCAGCAACCATACAACTCAGTCCCCACTGTAATTGTTACGCATAATTATTGccaattaaaaaatagaaactagaaaaagaaaaaaaaccataattacTATTGCCCTAAAAACTACTACTGTTGTGTCTAGACGCAAAGCAAGACATTGACATAAAAATTCACTGCTTAACATTTTGCTgaaattttctcgggaaacaaacagaaagtaagaaaaataagtaaataaagatAGAAAATAGACGAATAACCTTCCTCCATGGGCTGAGGACCGTTGGGGAGGTCGGAGTGTGGGACGATCATCTCATCGTCCTCCTGCGGCGGCGGCGGTTGCTGCTGCTGCAAAAACAAGGTCAATATGAGAGCTCCGATCTGCAAATTGAAACCCTAGCACAACATTCGTACGCAAAAATGAAATCGTCTTGAGATCGCATTTGAAAGGAGGGAGAGACGGGTTCAGTAATCACATCTAGCGGCGGAGGAGTCATCAGAGTCATGGGCGCCGGAATTGGAGGTCGCCTGATCGACGAATCCGAGTGACTTGTGTGCTAGCTGATGACAAGAAGAGGAAGACTGAGAGATTTTGAGTCTGCAACTTATACGAAAACGAAAGAGGTTTCTGCTACTGGTTTTAGCTCGTCGCGGGATAGTTTCGGAATTTTGTAACAataaggcctcgtttggcacgCCAAGACCGGATAATATTATTGTTTGGTGTTCGTGTGTGTTAATTAACCTAATTTGagcaactaaaaattcataacaattgatttcttaacttatcaaaatgtgcaGTTATAATTCTTTTCGTCAACTTTATTAAaacttttgtcaaaataaatCATGTATCACGCATGTGAGGTTAAATCAAGAGGCAAATATGGGAAATTCAATGAGAGAATAATAAAAatagtctctcaactttaaccaaattagagcaatggtctcTTAACATTAACCTCATTGTAGCAATAATTATTCCAACATGACTCGTTTTAACAGAAGTTTTGATAGAGTTGGCAAAAATGATCATAGCTGCATATTTTGAggagttaaagttgagaaaccgttgctacaatttcctctttatttacttatatttttaatgaaaccaaattataaaaaaagaactTTGCTTATATccaaatattatttcttttaaagCCAAATGGGTTGGTAAAATGGAAAGCGAGCAAAAATTTAGAACTTtcgattttgagttcaaattctttTAGGTACTTTCTTTGGGTTTACAATTCTACTTTGGTATATTGTTGACTCAAAAGCTAAAATACGTGACCGTCTTGTGTGGTATCAAGATATCATGAGAAAAACAATTAGTTTGTCATCAATATGTATTCTAATACCTCCTATATTTAAAATACAAAGTAAATATATATTCTCTCTTTTCACCTAGcgaattaatgaaatttttcgATTTAATTAATCCCCTTTAGAATTAACAATACGCGCATATTTACTAGTTACAACAAAATTTATATGATTTTTATTCATGTGTTtgtaaaaaatgaaagaaattagaatgtatatgaatattattaattttgggTAGACAAACTTGAAAATGAGGGCTTACTTGAAAAATTATTCGTACTTATTTTCGTACCAAGTCCTCAAGGTTTGATAACCACGAGAGGATTGTTTATCTCGTGCTCGTTATTTTTAACTAGCCTCTCTGCACACGCTAACGCGCATGCGAGAGGTCTGTTTTATTATCGTGGGCGCTACCTAAAGATCTTTTATGTATGTCCAAACCATGTCATTTGATATTGAATACTTTTATGCGTCCCTAAAGATCTTTTATGTATGTCCAAACCATGTCATTTGGTATTGAATACTTTTATGTTTCATTATTTCTTACAAacatttgttatatttttatgtgtGTCTGGCCAGCGTCTCATTTTTGAATTAAAGGATCAATTTTTATTACAGAGGGTATATATGAAATGATCGTGTTGCACCGT is from Pyrus communis chromosome 10, drPyrComm1.1, whole genome shotgun sequence and encodes:
- the LOC137746478 gene encoding ubiquitin C-terminal hydrolase 13-like isoform X2, which encodes MTLMTPPPLDVITEPQQQPPPPQEDDEMIVPHSDLPNGPQPMEEAQAETNSAVDAPAVDDPLSARFTWTIDRLTMLNTKKLYSDVFLVGGYKWRILIFPKGNNVDHLSMYLDVADSGNLPYGWSRYAQFSLSVVNQSHSKYSIRKETQHQFNARESDWGFTSFMPVGELYDPARGYIVNDICIVEADVAVRRVIDYWSHDSKKETGSVGLKNQGATCYMNSLLQTLYHIPYFRKAVYHMPTTENDNPSGSIPLALQSLFYKLQYNDTSVATKELTKSFGWDAYDSFMQHDVQELNRVLSEKLEDKMKGTVVEGTIQQLFEGHQMNYIECINVDYKSTRKESFYDLQLDVKGCRDVYASFDKYVEVERLEGDNKYHAEQYGLQDAKKGVLFIDFPPVLQLQLKRFEYDFMRDTMVKINDRYEFPLQLDLDRENGKYLSPDADRSVRNLYTLHSVLVHSGGVHGGHYYAYIRPTLSDQWFKFDDERVTKEDMKRALEEQYGGEEELPQTNPGFNNAPFKFTKYSNAYMLVYIREVDKEKIICNVDEKDIAEHLRIRLKKEQEEKEQKRKEKAEAHLYTIIKVARNKDLFEQIGKNIYFDLVDHDKVHSFRIQKQKPFNLFKEEVAKEFGIPVQFQRFWLWAKRQNHTYRPNRPLTPLEEAQSVGQLREVSNKSNNAELKLFLEAELGPDLLPLSPPEKTKEEILLFFKFYDPSKEELRYVGRLFVKGSGKPVELLTKLHEMAGLSPDEKIELFEEIKFEPNIMCEHIDERATFRVSQLEDGDIICFQKSPQSGSSQQFRYPDVPSFLDYVRNRQVVRFRSLDKPKEDEFCLELSKFHTYDNVVERVAQHLGLDDPTKVRLTSHNCYSQQPKPQPIKYRGVEHLSDMLVHYNQTTDILYYEVLDIPLPELQGLKTLKVALHHATKDEVVVHTIRLPKQSTVGDVIDDLKTKVELSHPNAELRLLEVFYHKIYKIFPPNEKIENINDQYWTLRAEEIPEEEKNFGPHDRLIHVYHFMKDTAQNQVQNFGEPFFLVIREDETLAEVKVRVQKKLQVPDEEYSKWNFAFLSMGRPEYLQDDDIVASRFQRRDVYGAWEQYLGLEHTDHAPKRSYTTNQNRHTFEKPVKIYN
- the LOC137746478 gene encoding ubiquitin C-terminal hydrolase 13-like isoform X3 produces the protein MTLMTPPPLDQQQPPPPQEDDEMIVPHSDLPNGPQPMEEAQAETNSAVDAPAVDDPLSARFTWTIDRLTMLNTKKLYSDVFLVGGYKWRILIFPKGNNVDHLSMYLDVADSGNLPYGWSRYAQFSLSVVNQSHSKYSIRKETQHQFNARESDWGFTSFMPVGELYDPARGYIVNDICIVEADVAVRRVIDYWSHDSKKETGSVGLKNQGATCYMNSLLQTLYHIPYFRKAVYHMPTTENDNPSGSIPLALQSLFYKLQYNDTSVATKELTKSFGWDAYDSFMQHDVQELNRVLSEKLEDKMKGTVVEGTIQQLFEGHQMNYIECINVDYKSTRKESFYDLQLDVKGCRDVYASFDKYVEVERLEGDNKYHAEQYGLQDAKKGVLFIDFPPVLQLQLKRFEYDFMRDTMVKINDRYEFPLQLDLDRENGKYLSPDADRSVRNLYTLHSVLVHSGGVHGGHYYAYIRPTLSDQWFKFDDERVTKEDMKRALEEQYGGEEELPQTNPGFNNAPFKFTKYSNAYMLVYIREVDKEKIICNVDEKDIAEHLRIRLKKEQEEKEQKRKEKAEAHLYTIIKVARNKDLFEQIGKNIYFDLVDHDKVHSFRIQKQKPFNLFKEEVAKEFGIPVQFQRFWLWAKRQNHTYRPNRPLTPLEEAQSVGQLREVSNKSNNAELKLFLEAELGPDLLPLSPPEKTKEEILLFFKFYDPSKEELRYVGRLFVKGSGKPVELLTKLHEMAGLSPDEKIELFEEIKFEPNIMCEHIDERATFRVSQLEDGDIICFQKSPQSGSSQQFRYPDVPSFLDYVRNRQVVRFRSLDKPKEDEFCLELSKFHTYDNVVERVAQHLGLDDPTKVRLTSHNCYSQQPKPQPIKYRGVEHLSDMLVHYNQTTDILYYEVLDIPLPELQGLKTLKVALHHATKDEVVVHTIRLPKQSTVGDVIDDLKTKVELSHPNAELRLLEVFYHKIYKIFPPNEKIENINDQYWTLRAEEIPEEEKNFGPHDRLIHVYHFMKDTAQNQQVQNFGEPFFLVIREDETLAEVKVRVQKKLQVPDEEYSKWNFAFLSMGRPEYLQDDDIVASRFQRRDVYGAWEQYLGLEHTDHAPKRSYTTNQNRHTFEKPVKIYN
- the LOC137746478 gene encoding ubiquitin C-terminal hydrolase 13-like isoform X1 yields the protein MTLMTPPPLDVITEPQQQPPPPQEDDEMIVPHSDLPNGPQPMEEAQAETNSAVDAPAVDDPLSARFTWTIDRLTMLNTKKLYSDVFLVGGYKWRILIFPKGNNVDHLSMYLDVADSGNLPYGWSRYAQFSLSVVNQSHSKYSIRKETQHQFNARESDWGFTSFMPVGELYDPARGYIVNDICIVEADVAVRRVIDYWSHDSKKETGSVGLKNQGATCYMNSLLQTLYHIPYFRKAVYHMPTTENDNPSGSIPLALQSLFYKLQYNDTSVATKELTKSFGWDAYDSFMQHDVQELNRVLSEKLEDKMKGTVVEGTIQQLFEGHQMNYIECINVDYKSTRKESFYDLQLDVKGCRDVYASFDKYVEVERLEGDNKYHAEQYGLQDAKKGVLFIDFPPVLQLQLKRFEYDFMRDTMVKINDRYEFPLQLDLDRENGKYLSPDADRSVRNLYTLHSVLVHSGGVHGGHYYAYIRPTLSDQWFKFDDERVTKEDMKRALEEQYGGEEELPQTNPGFNNAPFKFTKYSNAYMLVYIREVDKEKIICNVDEKDIAEHLRIRLKKEQEEKEQKRKEKAEAHLYTIIKVARNKDLFEQIGKNIYFDLVDHDKVHSFRIQKQKPFNLFKEEVAKEFGIPVQFQRFWLWAKRQNHTYRPNRPLTPLEEAQSVGQLREVSNKSNNAELKLFLEAELGPDLLPLSPPEKTKEEILLFFKFYDPSKEELRYVGRLFVKGSGKPVELLTKLHEMAGLSPDEKIELFEEIKFEPNIMCEHIDERATFRVSQLEDGDIICFQKSPQSGSSQQFRYPDVPSFLDYVRNRQVVRFRSLDKPKEDEFCLELSKFHTYDNVVERVAQHLGLDDPTKVRLTSHNCYSQQPKPQPIKYRGVEHLSDMLVHYNQTTDILYYEVLDIPLPELQGLKTLKVALHHATKDEVVVHTIRLPKQSTVGDVIDDLKTKVELSHPNAELRLLEVFYHKIYKIFPPNEKIENINDQYWTLRAEEIPEEEKNFGPHDRLIHVYHFMKDTAQNQQVQNFGEPFFLVIREDETLAEVKVRVQKKLQVPDEEYSKWNFAFLSMGRPEYLQDDDIVASRFQRRDVYGAWEQYLGLEHTDHAPKRSYTTNQNRHTFEKPVKIYN
- the LOC137746478 gene encoding ubiquitin C-terminal hydrolase 13-like isoform X4 encodes the protein MTLMTPPPLDQQQPPPPQEDDEMIVPHSDLPNGPQPMEEAQAETNSAVDAPAVDDPLSARFTWTIDRLTMLNTKKLYSDVFLVGGYKWRILIFPKGNNVDHLSMYLDVADSGNLPYGWSRYAQFSLSVVNQSHSKYSIRKETQHQFNARESDWGFTSFMPVGELYDPARGYIVNDICIVEADVAVRRVIDYWSHDSKKETGSVGLKNQGATCYMNSLLQTLYHIPYFRKAVYHMPTTENDNPSGSIPLALQSLFYKLQYNDTSVATKELTKSFGWDAYDSFMQHDVQELNRVLSEKLEDKMKGTVVEGTIQQLFEGHQMNYIECINVDYKSTRKESFYDLQLDVKGCRDVYASFDKYVEVERLEGDNKYHAEQYGLQDAKKGVLFIDFPPVLQLQLKRFEYDFMRDTMVKINDRYEFPLQLDLDRENGKYLSPDADRSVRNLYTLHSVLVHSGGVHGGHYYAYIRPTLSDQWFKFDDERVTKEDMKRALEEQYGGEEELPQTNPGFNNAPFKFTKYSNAYMLVYIREVDKEKIICNVDEKDIAEHLRIRLKKEQEEKEQKRKEKAEAHLYTIIKVARNKDLFEQIGKNIYFDLVDHDKVHSFRIQKQKPFNLFKEEVAKEFGIPVQFQRFWLWAKRQNHTYRPNRPLTPLEEAQSVGQLREVSNKSNNAELKLFLEAELGPDLLPLSPPEKTKEEILLFFKFYDPSKEELRYVGRLFVKGSGKPVELLTKLHEMAGLSPDEKIELFEEIKFEPNIMCEHIDERATFRVSQLEDGDIICFQKSPQSGSSQQFRYPDVPSFLDYVRNRQVVRFRSLDKPKEDEFCLELSKFHTYDNVVERVAQHLGLDDPTKVRLTSHNCYSQQPKPQPIKYRGVEHLSDMLVHYNQTTDILYYEVLDIPLPELQGLKTLKVALHHATKDEVVVHTIRLPKQSTVGDVIDDLKTKVELSHPNAELRLLEVFYHKIYKIFPPNEKIENINDQYWTLRAEEIPEEEKNFGPHDRLIHVYHFMKDTAQNQVQNFGEPFFLVIREDETLAEVKVRVQKKLQVPDEEYSKWNFAFLSMGRPEYLQDDDIVASRFQRRDVYGAWEQYLGLEHTDHAPKRSYTTNQNRHTFEKPVKIYN